CAAATGCTGAAAGGAGTATGTTTCTCTTTTGACTTGACATGCACGCCTGGTGCATCCTTCTGATTTTCTTCTTCATTCTTATCAATTCTCTCAAACCAATCATTTGGTACAGTTTTTTCTAgttttctgtgttgtattttaattgtacttttgtttttaacttcttCTACCTCTTCAGTCAAATCAACGATGGCGTGTGTCTACAGGACCCAGGTCCaacctcatataacacacttTATATTTGCCTCACCCCTGCATCAAACCAACTTCTAAAATATAGGCTAGCTCTTGTTCATGTAAAACAACTCTGGGGTTTAAAAACAATGGCTGCTGCAAAAGCTGTGTTTTACCTTTAGGTACAACATGAACATCTGTTAGAAAATCCCCCCGTGCCCTGAGAACTTGAAAACTTAAACTGGAATTTCCTGTAACATGTTCTCTTTcaggcacctagtcaggatgtctcctgggcgcctccctgtggaggtgttctgggcatgaccaactgggaggagaccccggggcagacccaggacatgatgggagaattatatatctcggctggcctgggcaCGCCTTGGGATAGACAGATGTTCTCTTTCATCCTCATCCACAAGACTGCAGTTCCCATCTTCACTTTTGTACATTTCTTGATAAAAAATACCTCATGACCCAAGGCAAACCCCTGCACATTACTGtttagaaatgttttcattgttttcaccCTAAGACTTTGTATGCTTATAAAATCATCTAAAAGGCCCAgttcttcctcctccaccttccCAATTAGTATGTCATAAGCAATCTTTGCTGGTTGGCCATACCacaaaaaatctaaaacaatttttttaaaaatcctttttAAACCCACATTGGTATGCCAAAGACAAAAGGAGAACTgcgttggccgggaatcgaacccgggtcaactgcttggaaggcagctatgctcaccactataccaccaacgcTGAGACTAGAAGTCTCCAAGGACATTATTGTAGATTCCAGCATCTCAAAAGCCAATTGGTAGGCAAGGTACCCACAACATCATAGACAAGCCACTGGGCAGCCACCCAAATGGATGGTTTACATTAAAAGGTTCTGCCTTGATCCACATGAGGCTCAAACTCAGGTTATGAGACTCACAGACTACCTACTGTGCTAATGAGGCTGAAAATCACAAAGTGACTCATATAGAATATTTATCAAAACCAACAGATGAGTGTCTCAAAAGAGACTAAAAAATCACAGTATTAAAAGCTTAATAGACACCtctaaataaaattacattcatttgtaAGATGACTCCAATCTTTTAAATCTAACCAGATgatattaaaatgtttctctctctctctctctgaaaactgacAGTAATCAGTAATTGCGTAAGAAATTTTATTGTAATGGAGCGCTACCCACCGATGACCTGGCTCCTCAGTTACCTTATTAATTACAGGAGGGAGGTACACCTGAAACATCCGGCCGAATGTGCGGGTTCCAGACGTCACATATTGTAAATCTATTATGCTAACGCATAGCGTCGTACAAAGAAGTATTCGGTATTTAAAATACAGCTAAAATTAGTTTACCGGCGGCGAGCCATAGAACAGCACGCAACACTCCACAGGCAGACGTAAGTTTTAACACGAACAACAacaatttatttacaaatatttacacgGTTTAACATCGCCCAGTTCAACCCAACAGTATttacattaacaaaacaaaacatacagtcTAATCCAAGAGGAGAATGGgacaacagaggagagaaaaaaaatttcgCTCGGTCAGgaatatacatatgtgtgtgtgtgtgtgtgtgtcagccacAAATTCACAAGCTGTGTTGGCGCACTTCGTTTGAGCTCAGAGTCAAAAAACTTTGACTGGGTACTCACGCGAAGCCTCTGCACAAAATGGTAGCCTACCTTCTAGGCAACTATCCCAGGAGTTATGGAGATTCCAGCGATGGTTGTGGGGAGGAGTTCCTTCCTCTGCAGTGAAGTCCATCCAACCTCGAAcgtgctcctcacacacacaagctgtctgCTACCACAGTCCTCAACCAGCATGGTTAGCTCATTGGCTATACTCACAGACTAATTTCCTGATTCGGTCGAAATAAAGGCTTTCGTGGGTCCCAGTCTGCTCAAACGAAAACTTTTACTAAAAGTGAAAGGTAGTTCATACTCATACGACGATTTTCGCGTAAATTctaaatatttttctctttttttctgttttgtcgtAGTACCAGCACCCTTCGTTCCGTTACTCGCAAACCATGCATTTCTTTGCCACTTCCCGCCAAACGTCTGTTTTATATGTGCGAAGAACAGTTACAATCGGCATTTTGATTATTTCTACCTGAttactggtaaaaaaaaaaacattcaaatcttTCAACAACATAAATGCGTTTAGCAAGAACAAAACGGACCAATAGGATGAATCCCCAATTTCGTAAGCCACACTCACGAAAATAGGCTACACATACACCTACATGATATCGCGACTGTTTCGAACATaactttcactgtttttcagaaTTGTTGAAATCGTTGTataataacacagacaaaagaaagaatgtgtATATTACCTATTTCAAATGTAGGCCTTAATTCATCACCGGTCAATTTTGCTGTGAGTTATAAAATTTAGCAAGACCCAAAAACAATATCTTAATCACGCAGTTTCAATACATTCAGCATGCGCTTTTAAGATGATCAAAGAAGAAACATCGTTgatggggttgtttttttttcagtttaacaaaATTGCACATCTCCTTAGGATCGTCTGACATATGTCCattaatgtctctttttttctcaggagGAGATTTACACATTTCTTCTTTTCAAGCTgcaaaaatattaacatttcttTTCACCTTCTTTTATCCTCTTTATCCTCAATCTCAAAATCtacttttgcttttcttctttcagcCTGTCCATTTCTAATTGTAATTTTAACAGTCTACTCATGGTGACTAGCTCTATGACCTTGTCTTTGATTATATTTTGCTCCTGGACTCCAGATGTGCTTATTAAGCTACCAGTTATGTTGTTAATTTTCCTTGTTGCTGTACATTTAGTAATGCCAACTCTGGACATCAACCAAGACCTGATTCTTAACACATGCCAGCAAAACCATATGCATATGTGCATGAAACCATGTGCATAGTTTGTGTGGGTTTCTATATCTCCAGATAGAAAATACATCAATTCAAATTAATGGGATATATAAAACGGACagcttttactttttttttttttctttttttttgggaagaaaaaattgaaatattttccaaccttacaaaacaagaaaaaaataaataactaaataaataaaaagaacttGCAGTCCAGTCATATTTCAGTCCAGACCTCTTCTTTCAAAGTGCACATGTACCAAACTTTTTGCACTTTGCACTGAGGTTACACATACCATCTTTTATCCCTTCAGCAAAGGCTGTAGCCTCAACAGAAAGGCTTTCATTTCCTGCAAGCCTCCTATTCTTCTGACCACAGCTCTTCTTCTGACCATTGAACTTTCTTACCTCAGTATTTGCACCTTTTTGCACTCTGCCATAACAGATCTTCGCTTGAAATCTTACCATCACTgggtcttgttttgtttccgTTTTTTCTGGCTAACTCTGTGAACAACATCAATGTGTCTAAATAAAGTTTCCATGCCTCAAGAAAAACAGTATTTCATATACTCgctgtttttctatttttgccCTTTTGATCCAGTAGCCCACAGACCATTCAGGTTCTGTCTCCTCTGGTGTCTCTCAGACTCATTCGGTTTGACTTTGTGTTCAGTGAATAATCTTCTACTACGGTCTGTGCTTGTACTTTTGCTGAGTCTTAACAGTGGCCAACATGTAATCAACTTCTTTCAAAAGAGACTATGGTCTTCTCAAAGGCTTTGAAACACACCGGTTTCTGCTTTATTATGTATTTCAGACCATCCAGTAGCtggctgacttttttttttcagcccttcAGCAGTTTAATGACATTCTCCTACTCCTTTTCAAGAGATGCCCCCTGTCTTCCCATTTCTTTGGGAGGGGGTTGTTAGCAATCAAACCAGACAGTTTCACCAGGTCAGGGATGGACGCAATGCTTGATAGTGTCCTTCAGTTACTACATCCATCTCAGCCCTTGCTAAGATGTGACATCATAATGACTTGATCCCATGACATGTTCGATTGCATGtacctctctcaccctcatttTTCAGATATCTGTTTAGATATCCCAGTGTCTATTATCAAACTGGATTATATCAGTTAATGTACCATTCACGGGTAAGAAGTTTTAATTCGACATAAAATGCTGACCATTTAGAGACAATTTTCCACACTCGGAATACAGATATGCTTGACGGAGAGGTTTGTTGAAAAGAAAGTGCTTTAATGTGGTGAAAAACTAAGAGAAGTTTTCAGGCGTTGTACATGATGAATGTGCTGTCTGCCACAAGCATGACTAGATCTAGGTGGGGAGCCCACGTGTGTGTCCCTTCACAGCCCCCTATAAACTCAATAGCCCCAGTGATTGATCGCACTGTTAAATATCGCAGCAGTATTGACAGTACCATGAGCGGCATCTGTTTCACAAAAATACAATCTTAGACATGGTTATGTAGATTTGAACCTGTATAGTGTGTTTAAATATAGAACTCAACACCTAATTATAGCAACCTGTCTCACTCCATCTTATTTCATCAGTGAGACCTCTATCAGTGCTACATTCAATATAGTAAAGTCTCTGCATAGCCCCAATCTCAGACATGAGAGATCTGTTTTACATAGTTTTGGTTAAGTACATTGGCAAAACTGGAGCTATATCAGCATTTTGCTCAAATATTTTATGTTGCATGTTTGCTATGCAGAAATATCAATGAACAAAGAACACATTAAGACAGGACGAGCTTTGTTTATTAGACCATGTACAATAAAACTCTTATCTTAATCCAGCGAGGAGACAACCCAAAATTAATTGCCCAGAAAAGATCAACATTTGCTTCTTGGTACTGGGTCAGACAGTTATTATAGATTGCAGACTGTGAATTTGCTTAGCGTGGACGATTTGAACGAGAACAATCACAACTGCCTATGTTCTCGATCGAATTCCCAGACGGTATGGTCTCGCTGATTGTGTCATCCCAAATATCAGGCTGTGGTCTGGCACACCTCCATCTTCGGGCCATACCAGTCGGAATCTCCGCAGGATGGTGACTAAAATAAGGAAGAGCTCCATGCGAGCAAGCCCCTCACCCAAACATACACGAGGCCCTGGACAAGGACACAACAAGGCTGGTCAAGAAACACATTTCATACAGAATATCACAGGATCTCCACCCACAAGCAGTCTCACACTGGATAATGTGAAATCAAGGTCACATGCTGATAGAAAATATCAGGCTGCCCAGTGTTTCTGTTGATGAGGTTCATGTAATGGTACCTGCAGAGAAGGGTATGAAGGCATCTGGCTTCACAAACTCCCCCTTATCATTCAGGAAGTTTTGTGGGTTAAACTCATCAGGGAATTTCcattgatctttctctctcagtgcagaggACAGATAGGGGACAATCAGAGTAccctgagagaaagaatgagagagaagagagagagagatatgtaaCAGATTACAGAAGTGTGGTTTTACACAGGTAAGGGATGATGAGGGGACcatgagatagatagatagataggtgtACTAATTCCAGTTTGGACAACTGTGAATCTGACTGTGAATTCTGACCTTTGGGATGCTGTAGCCCCGGATCTGAGTGTTGGCTGTGGTTGTGTGGAATACACTTAGAGGTACAACGTCACCGACACGTTGAGCTTCATGGATCACAGCCTGAACATACGGCATAGCGTGTCTGTCCTCGTATGAAACATGTTCACGGGAGCCCAGCACCATGTCAATCTCTTGCTGACAGTGCTCTGGTAAGGGAAATATATGTACATTATACACAGGGAGTGATACACATTCAGATGTTGAGCATTAGAACCCATTTAATCCCCAAATAATGTATTGAGAATATTTAAATGACAGATATGTGCAGATATGAatgtgcataaacacacacacacacagaggatttgGCTAAAGTAGAGATTATATAGAGAGTATGAAGATCCATGGACCAGAAAGTCAGATATGAGATGTTTAAGGGGATGGGGAACAGTGCTGAAGGATAAATGCGGTGAGAGAATGAATGTTGAAGTGAAGGTCTTTGAGTGTATGAAGGTTGGGAGAATGAGTTTATTCATAAATGAATGTTGATTAATTGTCTCACCCTGAATGTGGGTGTGAGTCATTAGGTACAGAGTTAGTGTTCGGAGTGTGTTTGAAGTTGTGTCGGTTCCAGCAATGAACAGGTCGATCAGTAATATCACCAAATTAGCATCATCAAACGATGAACCTTCGGCTCTCTGCAAAAGATACCCACAGGCACATGCATAACTTACAAAGCCTTTGGGTGCATGCTGAGATAAAACATAAGAATAGCCCGACGATTTCCTTCTCCCATCCAGTTAATCAAATTTCAGTATCATTTCCATAATGTCCGGTCCTGGGAAATCGACTGAGGAATGCTGCTAAGATCTCAGTGGACAACTTTTacgactctttttttttttctctcaccttctccatctcctccaggTAACTGTCAATCAGGTCTCTGGGCTCCCCAGCAACCTGAGATCTCTTGTGCTCCGCAACGACTTTCCGGATGTGTTCTTTGAGTAGCTCGTAGTGGTGAAAGGAGCTGCGAAAAGGCAGGGGAAGGAACCTCAAAGCTGGGGCAATGTCATAGATCTGAAACACATTAAGAGTCATTGAACCAAGACATACAGTTCACAAAATACGTGTAGTATGTGCTGTAACATCTACgcattgtttaaaaatgaagtaaaatgaaCTACAAAGAGTTTGTCAGTTATGTGTCGTGATTTGAAACTGAGGCTTAGTTTCAGAAGATTAAAAGGGTAACGTAATCTACTAAAATCAACAACGTGTTGCTGGTTCTATTTTTAACAGTGATTGATAGAGATGAGTAGTGAGTGTGTTGGAGAAGGGGAGCGGTCAGGTACCATGGCCCAGGGCCCGAGCATGAGCTTGATAAATTCCTCTATTGAGTTAATGAGTGTCTGGAAGTACTTGTCTTCATAATCAAACCGAGAGCCAAAAATAAGGGAACAGATGATGTTAGAGGCAGCGTGATGGAAGAGATGCTGAGGGTTCATGGAGTTCCCTaaatcagtgagagagagagagagggtgggggggagagagagagagagagatggggaaactGGTGCTGCTCTGCTGGTACGAAATAACTCGAGCATTACCTGGTAACTCATGAACAAGAACTGAAGGCATGGACAGATACGTAACATCACAGTCTGATTATACTATACTGGCCTACTGTATTTCCCCAAGGTTGGCAGCCAACCTACGGCAAAGCCCTAAAGATCCACTGTCGATTTAAGATCCTTTCCCTGAGCTGCTGTCGCTGTCCTAATACCTGCATGTTGCTCCAGACTCGTGCAGACGTGTTTGGCCTCCTCCAGGATCCTCTCTTCCATGCTTTGTTTTCCCAGGCCAAAGTTCCTCAGCGTGGTCAGAGTAAAGCGCCGATGGTCACGCCATCTGGTGCTATAATCTACCATAATCaaacctaaataaaacaaaacacaaaacaaagatttAGCATGGTGCACTGCATAGGGAGGAAAGCAGTGCTTTTCTCTCAAATATTGATTCAGGATGTGTGATGGCCTTTCTGTGGTTTACTGTACATTTTGTTCATTGGACGTAATATATACATATCGCATTACCATTGCTGGACAAAAGACTGATCATCAGGTGATTTGGTGATCACATGCAAATATTTATCTTCCAAACCAACCGGAGGCAACGGAACACTCAAACACCTATGTTGACCACTACACAGATAAGTGTTACATTTTCTGCCTGccaaacagtgacagtgtgtttgtgtgtgtatgtgtgtgtgcgtgtgcgtgtgcgtgtgcgtgtgcgcgtgcacgttaCCTTTTCCTGCAGTTATGTGACTGATCATTGTGTGATTGGCTCGTCCAGCAAATTCAGCTCCATGGGTGACCAGAGCCTCCCTGATGACTTCCTGACCTGTCAAGACAACCACTGGACGTCCACCGagatacacactgaacactgatcCATAACGCCGGGAAAGCTACGtcaacacacaaagagaaatacaAGAGCATGAGCAAGACGGAAAACAAAAGTTTTACCATAGTTTTTCCTCGGAGAACAAGGACAGGATTTTGAATCACAAAACTGATGAATTTAGACACGTCTTGCCAGACTAAATCGTGCAAGACCTTGTTCAGTTcagattttcattattttgactctgttaaaatgcaaaaaaatggTAATCATGCATTATAATGTACATGCAGATGTCATTTTAAACTTTGTGCCATGAGGACAACTGACTATGTAATTCAATTTATGTAATGTATGGTATTCAATTATTTGGCCACTAGGAGCATCCAAACACTTCCATGTATTTGTACGTTTTGATACTTGTATTGAGTTTACTGAAGgaatattcattttttcttctgagAGCTACTGTGCATGACTCGGCATAAATTTAATCATCCCAAATTCATGATTGTTAAGCCAGATGGAGGCACTTGCAGATTCAACTAGAGCACAGGGCACAGTTAGGATAAAAGTGTTTGCTTTGTCACTGTGACTCAgatatcaaacaaaacagaaataatagCCACCCCTTTGATCCTATAGCCAACTGCAGCATAGCTGTTATCTTAGTGGATGGCTGCAGAGTTTAATTAATAGCTCAATAGCAACTGCAGACCgcaaaacacattttgcaaTGTTTGTAGTCTCCTGGGTCATCGAGGTTAAACAAGCATAGTACACAACTTAAAGTTGCAGTGTTCTTTAGGTGCTATAAAGGTGCAACAGGCTTCATTACCAAAGCAATCAAAGAATTTACCCACAGACAATTTTTAGCTTCAATGTGTGTATCAACAGCCAACAGAGGTTAATAATTAACTTAACTCTCACTATGTGCATACTCCAATTATGTTTcttagcttgttttttttttctgatccaGATTCACTGACCATTGAAAACAAGAGCAATACGacatgtctgatttttttttatgttccatAGATTACATCAGCCCATGATGTCTAATGATAATTTCCACTAGTGCAGTGGCCAGTGGAAGTGTTTGGGGAGGAGGGTTCACTACAGACGGACTTGATATGTTAACAAGCATTGCCAAGGGCCAGACTCTCTGCTGCGTCGTTTATTAATACACATATGTGCTGAAGGCAACTGCTACTCCATTGTTTGCCTTGTGACTAACCATGATTTTTTCAAAATCCTGCTGTAAAACTTTACAATTAAAGGGATGTTCCAGCTACTCAACCAAGCTCTCTGAACAAGCTGACCGATATTTTCATGACTCTCCACAAATGCTACACAGATACAGGAACAGTGGTCCAGACTCCATTCGTAACATTATGTGAACCATTGTGTTACTATCATTGAAAATGTGTACGACAAGTGTTGTGTGGCTGATTTGTACTGTCAGTGTAATAAAATGTGCATGTTACCGATGTCAGATATTTGAGTTGTTTGGTATGAGCTTTGCATCATATTTTACCAGCATTGCTTAAGGTATCAGTAATAAAGAAGATTCGTTTACCCTGTCTAGCTCCTTGAGTGGGTTCTCCGAGTCAAATTGAAGCAGGTTGCCAAAGAGGGGCAGGGGTACTGGTCCAGGAGGGAAGTTTTTGGGTCGCTGCAACTTGACGAGAAAGTACAAGATGAAGATCCCGAGCCACAGTAGAACCAGAGTTCCCAGCATGGTGTGTCAGGTCTTGAAAGATTCCAGCTGTCATGCTGTACACTTATATTGTGAATGGTCTGGTATCTTTTTGGCTACAGGTGTAATACAGTGCTGGTGTAGCTCCGCCCCAAATCTGTGAATTGCCTGAATTCTTAAGGCTATATGGAGATAGATGACGCAACAAgtctctgttcacacacatacacgttcgtacacacccatacacacacacaaacacacacacacatacatacacgtgcaaagagagggagtgtgtgtgagagagtgagggagggagggagagagagggagagagagagagagagagagagagaaagagagagagagagggaaagaaagaaattaatatTAATTTGACTGACTGTTTTGCACGTACTCTTACAACCATGACTCTGGGattttttcatttatgctgTGTCATGCTTAGCTGAccacaaaagagaaatgaatagtGGTTATTTAGGCTGACAGTCTGTGTTATCAAAATGCTGCATTTGCATGACATTGCATAAAGTTAGTctagaataaaaataaaactctaaATTAGCTTTATATCTAAAATGGAATTTCCCAAAAATttggaaaaaatacattttacccATAAAAACTCAGAACATGGTGGTGCACTTGGCATGAAAAATTTGCTTGTATATGTGAAAAGGAATTCTTCACATGACTAGTCTTTCACTCACTTTAATGTCCTTCTCAGATGACTCCAAAATCAAACTATATTGAGGGCACATGTACTTATGtagaattaaataaaaatgatacatttcaaTCACACTAATTAAATCTTACACACATGTCTCTTTGTGAAGAGGTTATCTGCCAAAATTCAGAGTAATTATGTCTCAAATAACCTTGTCAATTGCGAGAGACCAATCCGGAGACAGGAAAACAGTATAGCCCGAGCACTTCTATTGGTTTACTGTTTAACCGGACAGAAGTAAAAATCAATTTATGAGTAGACAACTTTATCTCACCAAAATATGACATAACATACAGGTAACAACAGTGCCTGAGATCAAAGCACAGCTGTATTGGCCAGGAATCAAATCCAGgtcaactgcttggaaggcagTTATGCTCACCGCTATACCACCAATCCTACAGACTTGAGGCCACTCTTCTCAGTTCCATCACCTCAGGAAGCCTGAGGGTGGTAGCCTATCACTGTTTCAGCACCAACAAGCTGCTGTCCAGCTGCTCAAAAGGGTTAGTGCTAGAAAGATCCTGCCCCGTGTGAGGATCGAACTCACGACCTTCAGATTATGAGACTGACGCGCTACCTACTGCGCTAACGAGGCTGAGAGCAACAAGTATGCGGCAAACACAAAGACGTTCCCAACAAGACCATATCCAGCACCACGTCTGTGACTGCAGGTTCAGGCTGATGTGGGCTTGAAGCAGCCTTTGATCAAACAAAGGCAAATTATCGTGACAAAAAAAGCTTCACTAGAGGTTCACAGCCAAGAGTTTGGTTCATCTCAATGAGCCTCCCAGGTTTCTGGAGGccttgagagagagactctctaaCAGCAGCATGGCTAATGGCCTCACAATTAAGTCTACTGCTTGTAGGTCCACCGCTAAGAATTGGGCTCATCTCAAAGTGCTGCCTGAATGGCTGAAGGTAATGGGGCAAGTTTTTAGTGACCCTAAGAAAGATGCCCACACTGACAGCAGTGTGGCTATAGTGTCAGGATTTTGTCTGAAGCTTGAAGAGGACACCCAAGGCCTCAAGCAGAGGAACATTCAAGAAGGGGTCAAGTCTCGGCAGGTCCCTGTTGTGGGGACCCTTGGATGAAGTCCTGCTCTGGAAACTCCAGAGGTGGGCGGGAATGCTGAATCATGTGACAGTGGGCCCCGATGGCTCCCACAGAACACAACCCGAAAGTGCTCCACATGAAGAGGTAGCAACTTGTGTGTgattcaaaagagaaaaattaaatCAGAATAGTCCATTTCACATTAAGACTGAGTGTGAGAGGTCAATCTAATCATTATTTTGTTGGTTTGATTTGAGCATCCTTCCTCTGGACACCACACAGTATTGCAGTCAGCTTTCAGTTATCACAAGATGTGGATAACGGGAGGTTGTAACCTCTCCGGTCCTCTTACCTGAACATTGAAGTAGAAACTGAAAccacactgaagagagagaacagaatgcGCACACTCTAGAACACTACACAACtaacaacattttttgttttggacagaGAAGATGTGTATAATTTAGACAGAATTCTGAGATTTTCTGTTCCTCTATTTTAAGCCTCTATGAAGCTAATATGCATTGgccaggaattgaacccaggTCAACGGCTTGGAAGGCAGCGCTGCTCATAATTATACCACAAACGCTTCAGGATTTGAGCTCAAAGACTGATGTTCTCCCATCGTACGAGGAAGCCACAAAGAAAAGCAGATGGCTGAAGCCAAACACTGTTTCAGCACCACCAAAACCACTAGGCAGCTGCTCAAATGGGTTAATGGTAAAATGGCTTGTGCCCCGTGTGAGGATCGAACTCACGACCTTCAGATTATGAGACTGACGCGCTACCTACTGCGCTAACGAGGCTGAAACGAAGATGAATAAACATTCCCATATTCCCTGCGTGTGGTTCATTAGCCACACTGCTGTTTTTGAAGTATCTGTTTCTCAAGGCCTCTACAAACCTGGGGCCTATACAACGAAGTAAGTTCAACATACCCAGGGTATCTTTTCGTTAGCTGGCTTGACAAACCCTAACAACCGCAGTCACACATAAGAGATGTCGCGACGCTGTTACCGACTCATTAACTCAACCCAGGTTTTCCCAATCTAGCTATGAGTGAGTTCACGTAGGAGGGGCAGTGTTGCCACAAGACAACCAATCACTAGCAAGAAGAGGTCTTGAGCCACATATTTCACTTAAAAAGAGTGTGACGTCTACTATGTGCGGTCACATTTGtgataatgtttttaatttatttacttaagAATTGATTGTAATGTAATCGGTCTCATTGTCTTTTAAGAAGAGGTCGCTATGCATTCGATATG
This sequence is a window from Chanos chanos chromosome 12, fChaCha1.1, whole genome shotgun sequence. Protein-coding genes within it:
- the LOC115824929 gene encoding cytochrome P450 2F2 isoform X1, whose translation is MLGTLVLLWLGIFILYFLVKLQRPKNFPPGPVPLPLFGNLLQFDSENPLKELDRLSRRYGSVFSVYLGGRPVVVLTGQEVIREALVTHGAEFAGRANHTMISHITAGKGLIMVDYSTRWRDHRRFTLTTLRNFGLGKQSMEERILEEAKHVCTSLEQHAGNSMNPQHLFHHAASNIICSLIFGSRFDYEDKYFQTLINSIEEFIKLMLGPWAMIYDIAPALRFLPLPFRSSFHHYELLKEHIRKVVAEHKRSQVAGEPRDLIDSYLEEMEKRAEGSSFDDANLVILLIDLFIAGTDTTSNTLRTLTLYLMTHTHIQEHCQQEIDMVLGSREHVSYEDRHAMPYVQAVIHEAQRVGDVVPLSVFHTTTANTQIRGYSIPKGTLIVPYLSSALREKDQWKFPDEFNPQNFLNDKGEFVKPDAFIPFSAGPRVCLGEGLARMELFLILVTILRRFRLVWPEDGGVPDHSLIFGMTQSARPYRLGIRSRT
- the LOC115824929 gene encoding cytochrome P450 2F2 isoform X2, producing the protein MLGTLVLLWLGIFILYFLVKLQRPKNFPPGPVPLPLFGNLLQFDSENPLKELDRLSRRYGSVFSVYLGGRPVVVLTGQEVIREALVTHGAEFAGRANHTMISHITAGKGLIMVDYSTRWRDHRRFTLTTLRNFGLGKQSMEERILEEAKHVCTSLEQHAGNSMNPQHLFHHAASNIICSLIFGSRFDYEDKYFQTLINSIEEFIKLMLGPWAMIYDIAPALRFLPLPFRSSFHHYELLKEHIRKVVAEHKRSQVAGEPRDLIDSYLEEMEKVREKKKEAEGSSFDDANLVILLIDLFIAGTDTTSNTLRTLTLYLMTHTHIQEHCQQEIDMVLGSREHVSYEDRHAMPYVQAVIHEAQRVGDVVPLSVFHTTTANTQIRGYSIPKGTLIVPYLSSALREKDQWKFPDEFNPQNFLNDKGEFVKPDAFIPFSAGPRVCLGEGLARMELFLILVTILRRFRLVWPEDGGVPDHSLIFGMTQSARPYRLGIRSRT